CCGTACTTGATTTGGTTGGGGTGGGTATTAGCGAAATTCGCCATACCTTGGCCAAACAATTGGTGGCTAGTAGGGCTTTGAAAGTTGTCAAAGGTAATTTGTCAGAAATTTTGGCAATGCTGGGTGAGCAGGCTGCTCCTCAAGGGATAGACGTGGGAAAGGCCGATGTCGCCAAAGCACGTAACCTTGGTTATGTAGCCGAAATAGCCGCGCGTTTGGCGAAAGTAACTGGAGCAGTTGTTTTAGTCACGGGGGCAATCGACGTTATTGCTACGGCGGATAAAGCGTGGTCGGTGGCCAACGGGGTGTCTCAGTTGGCGGCGATAACCGGCACAGGGTGTTTGCTGAATTGTATTGTTGCAACATATATGTCAGTTGCTTCGCCGTTAGAGGCTGCCGTTTTAGGTGCTTTACATTTAGCGGTGGCTGGCGAAATCGCGGCTGCGGCACCTGTGATACCGGCAATACCGGATAGCACTGCAGCTGTTGCGCCCGGCGATAAAGCTGCAAGGCAAAAAATACCGAATGCAAGCTTTCAGATACGACTTTTAGACAGTTTACAAACAGTCGATGCGGGAACTCTGTTTACACGCGCGGCAATCGAAGCGGTTCGAGTTTAGGAGATAAGTTTAGGAGACATATAAGATTATGCGGATAAAGAAAACAAAAGAGCTTTATTTTATAACTGATAATTCATATGGCGATCGCACAAGTTTCATTCACACAATTGAAGAAGTTTTGCGGGCTGGAGTTGGTTTGATTCAGTTGCGAGAAAAAAATACCGAGGGCCGGGAATTACTGGCCTTGGCGCGCCGGGTCAAAAGCCTGTGTGATCAATATAATGTCCCATTGATTATTGACGACCGTTTAGATGTTGCGCTGTTGGCCGGCTGTGGCGTCCATCTGGGGCAGTCCGACTTACCGATTGCAGAAGCCAGACGGGTTTTGCCGCCGGATACTATCATCGGTGCTACTACCAAAACCGTACCGCAGGCATTGGAAGCGGCGGCCGCCGGGGCAGATTATTTGGGCGTTGGTGCGATTTACCAAACGAAAACAAAAGTAAAAACGATATTTACATCCGTGGATACGCTAAAAGAAATTTGCGAGCAAGTAAATATTCCTGTTTTTGCGATCGGTGGCTTGAACGAGACTAACCTGGACATTTTGCGTCCGGCAAGTGCAATACAGGGTATATGCGTGGTTTCGGCTATTATGCAGGCTGCTGATCCTTATGCGAAAACGCTCGCAATAAAACAAGCTCTGAAGGATCTGTTTGACTGATGCGTGATCGAGCTTAAGGCGTATGCATCAGTAAACTTACGCCTAGTGGAGGGATTGCTTTGGTCATTGTAAACAACTTCTAAACTAATGGCGACCGTTTGGCCGCCATTAAGTGAATCAGTCAAAGTGTATATGCTTGACTTTCCACTTTTCTATCCTTCCGTAATTCCCGCACACGCGGGGGTGAATATAAATTCTTTAAATGAATAACGAAAGCGGTTAAAAGTATAATTGCATATCGCTTCCTGTGCTCCCAAAACCTACAATAAATTAACGCGGTCGTTGATATTGAACCATTTGACTTGGTAAAATTTTTAATGTATAACCAATACAAGGAGCCGTACAGGCAGCGCATGCCTTGAATGCGTCACTAGTGGAGACGGCTCTTTTTTGTGCCCATTTTAGCGGTAATTTTTGCCGGTTAGCCTTTTGCGATCATAATTACTAATTCCCCCATACGCGTGAACCGATAAAATGTTTCAGCTTCAAATAAACAGCTATTTTATTTGAAGCTTGTTGATGTATAATTGAACTATATTACGGATTAGCACTTACGCGAAAGGAAGTGTATGATATGTTGATGCTTATTATAATCGTAGTATTGGCAATCATTATATCCCCATTTAGTATCTGTAAAAAATACAGATAAGATAAAAGCCTTGCTGTCGGCAAGGCTTTTATTTTCGTAAAGTTACGTAAGGAAATATTATAGAAACATCTTGACAGTTAGAATAAGGAAACTTATAATCCTCTTATAGACGCAACAGTCGGTAGTGAGGATTTATGGTCAGAAATAAGAGATTATCATCCGAAGAAAGAAAAAAATCCATCAAAGAAGCGGCAGCGCGAGTTTTTGTGGCCAAAGGCTTCGCGCATACAACCATGGAAGATTTGATCCGCGAAAGCGGCTTATCCAAGGGCGGTTTTTACCATTATTACAAAAGTACGACTGATGTGATCTACGACATGATGCTCGACGGCATCGCTTATCGCAAAACCGTGATAAAAAACTCGCTACCTCCAGGCAAGGCGGCGGAAACTGATTTTTTTGCCGAAGAAATTACCAAGAAAGTAAGCGACACCACTATCTTGTCCAGTGTTTACGTCGAATTCCTGTTGGCCAAGAAAAGGAACGTCAAACTGGAGGAAATTTACGGGCAATTGGAGCGTATAGCCATTGATTCATTTGCGACAATAGGTGCTGGCTGGCTTGAACTTAAAATCACGGCAGAACGGGAGAAATTCCTCAGCTTTTTTATCAATTCCATGATTTTGGGAGTGAACATCTTGAACGGGGCTAAAACGGTGAATGAAAATCATGATTTGATCCGTACCATGATTCGAATGATTCTTTTGCCGTAGGATAACGGTCTGGATTTAGAATGGCGGTACTCAGAGCTGCCGGGACCTAGAACTGCCGAAGTCGAAGAGAAAGCATAGAAAACAAAAACATAATAGACGGACAGTAACAGAGGAGGGAATATGAAAGTCTATAAAAAATTATTGGCTTACGTGCCGGCGATGATGCCGTTGGTATATATAGCTATTTTGGGCTCGGTTTTAGCCTGCTTGCTGATTAACTACGGTTACTATTTAATTTACGGTTTCCTTAAAAAGCTGGTGCTCGAAGCGAATACGGCTGCGGCAACGACGTTTGCCGTCAAGATAGCGGCATTTATTCTGGTCGGGAACGTCATATACTTCTTTGCCGTTTTGCAGGCTCACCGTGTTGGATTGCGCTTGGAGACCGTTCTCAAGAAGCGGGGAGCAGAAGGTTTGAGTAAGGCTGGTTTCCGTTTTTTTGACACCCACCCGTCGGGGACGGTTCGTAAAGTCATTGATGACAACACCGCTTTGACACATAAAATTGTGGCACATATGATACCGGACAATACCAAAGCTATGATAACGCCTGTCATTATAATTGCTTTAGGCTTCAGTATCAGTGTGCGCGTGGGAGTGTGCATCTTCATTTTGACGCTGTTGGCGGTCGCAATTTTAATGTCGATGATGCGCGGCAGCGATTTCATGAAAGTTTATCAGGAAGCGTTGGATAAATTATCCGGGGAAACGGTAGAGTACATTCGCGGCATTTCTGTTATTAAAATTTTCGGAGTTTCGGTCAGTTCAATGAGAAAACTTTTTAAGCTGGTGCACGAATACTCGGACTACGCCTACAAATATTCGCAGAAATGCAAAAAGCCGTATGTGATATATCAGTGCATGTTTTTCGGGCTGTTGGCCATATTGACCATTCCGACGGTTTTTTGTCTATCGGCCCTGGGTGATCCCCGCCTTCTTGCGCTGGATTTGGTGATGATCTTATTCTTGGCCGGCCTGATGTTCGCCGCCATGATGCAGGTTATGTACGTAAATATGTATATATTTCAGGGGAATTATGCCGTCGACACCTTGGAAAAATTGTACGCGCAAATGGCCGAAGATGAAATTTCATTCGGGCAAGTCACGACTTTTGCCGACCATTCCATTGAATTTAAAAATGTAACCTTTGCTTATGCTGACAAAAATGTTCTGGAAAATCTTTCGTTTAAACTGGATCAAGGCAAGATTTATGCCTTGGTTGGGGCTTCCGGTTCCGGTAAATCGACTGTCGCTAAACTTATTTGCGCCTACTACAGAATTAAAGATGGCGAAATTTTGATCGGCGGCAAAAGGGCGGAAGAATACACACAGGAAGCTTTAATCAAGGAAATTTCCTTCGTTTTCCAAGACAACAGGCTTTTCAGCGACACTATATATAATAATGTCGCCATGGCGCGAGAAAATGCTACACACGATGAAATCATGCGGGCCATGTCATTGGCAGACCTGGACAGCCTTTTGGCTAGTTTGGAACAGCATGAACAAACCCGCGTCGGCAGCGACGGGATTCGGCTTTCCGGCGGTGAGGCGCAACGGGTGGCGATTGCCAGAGCAATTTTGAAAGATTCACCGATTGTCATTATGGATGAAGCATCGGCCTCGGTAGATCCGGATAATGAACATGAGTTGCAAAAGGCCTTTAAGCATCTGATGCACGGCAAAACGGTGGTGATGATCGCGCATCGTTTGTCGGCTATCAAAGGCGTGGATGAGATTTTACTCGTCGATGACGGCAAGATTGCCGAAAGAGGGTCGCATGACGAATTAATGGCGCACGAAGGGAAATATAAGCGGCTTTACAATATGTATACTGCAGCAAATGAATGGAGGGTCAGTGATGAAACAATTTCTAATGCGTAATTTTGCCCTTACGGATGAAGGCGCAAAAGGGGTTTTTAAAGCCGGGAGGGCAAGTTTCGCTGTTTTTGTCATCAACCTTTGCCCGGCATTTATACTAATGTTTTGGCTGGATCAACTGCTTTTTAATCATGCCAGGTCAACCGGCTTCTATCTTTGTGCTGCAGTTCTGACCTTGGTCGTCATGTTCTTTATTTTGAACCGAGAGTACGACTTGCAATATAACGAAACATATAAAGAGGCGGCCAATTTACGGATAGGTATAGCGAAGAAATTATCCGAATTGGAGATGTCCTACTTCTACACCCATGATTTGTCTGATCTTTCACAGAGTATCATGGCTGATGTGGCGGCAATCGAGCATGCTTGCAGCCATGCGGTGCCAGCTGCCATCGGCTTTGCCTTTTTTATGCCGTTGATGACAATTATGATGTTGCTGGGAAGCTGGAAGATGACCTTGGCGGCCGTAGGTCCGACTTTGCTGTCCTTTTTGCTTATCCTATTGGCCAAAAACACCTCAAAACGCTTATATGACAAGTTCTATGTTCGTCTACGCCGCAATTCGGCGGCATTTCAGGAGCGTATCGAGCTGGCAAAAGAAATAAAGGCTTTCAACATGTCGGAAAAAATCAAGGCTGAGCTTTACTCTCGTTTGGATGATTCAGAGAAAATTCAATGGCAAACAGAATTGGGCAATGGGCTGATAATGTTGTTTTCAGGCATATTTTCTTACTTTTCATTGGCTCTGACCATTCTTGTCGGCGTGTTCCTTTTACAGCGCGGTGAAATTTCGTTGCTGTACCTGCTTGGCTACCTTTTGGCCGCAATAAAAATAAAGGATGTTGTCGATGCGAATATGGAATTTTTCATGGAAATAAATTATGTCGATTCAGCAGTCAAACGGATAAATGAAATTCGGCAAGCGAAGGTGATGCCCGGCCGGGATACACAATTTTCGCGGTTCGACATTGATGTGAAAAATTTGGATTTTTCCTATGATGGACGGAAGAAAGTCTTGGACGGGGTAAGTTTCTCGGCACCGCAAGGCAAGGTGACGGCTCTGGTTGGTGAGTCCGGCTGTGGAAAAACGACGCTGCTGCGCCTTATTTCACGTCTGTATGATTTTGATAAGGGTGAGGTTTTGATCGGTGGGGAAAACATAAAGCAAGTATCGACTGAAAGCCTTTATCGCAATATATCAATCGTTTTTCAGGACGTAAAACTGTTCAATACCACGATTATGGAAAACATCCGCATCGGCCGCCAAACCGCCACGGATGAAGAAGTTAAGGAAGCAGCTCGCCTCGCCAACTGCGACTTCATCAACGAGTTGAAGGACGGATTTGCCACGACCATCGGCGAAAACGGTGAACAACTTTCCGGCGGAGAAAGGCAAAGAATATCCATTGCCAGGGCCTTTTTAAAGGATGCGCCCATTCTGATCCTCGACGAAATCGCTTCAAGTTTGGATGTGGACAACGAGAGAAAGATTCAGTGCTCATTGAATAAATTGATTGCCGACAAGACGGTAATCATTATTTCCCACCGCATGAAGTCCATTGAAAATGCTGATGAGATTGTGGTTTTGCATAACGGACGGGTAGAGCAGATCGGTCGCCATCATGACCTTTTAAAAACATCAGCAAGCTATGCCCGCCTTATCGAAAAAACGAAGGCCGCGGAAGATTTTGTTTACTAAAAATTTGTTTACTGAAAAAATATTTAATAGGAGGTATTATGAACAATCCAAAAATCAGCAATAAGCTGGAATTAAAAGATCTCGTCCTGATCGGTGTATATGCGGTCATATACATTGTCATTATGTTTGCTGTCGGTATGATGGGTCTAGTACCGATCCTCTTTCTTATCTACCCGACGGTAGCCGCCATTATCTGCGGTCCCTTGGTGCTCCTTTTCATGGCCAAAGTGCCGAAACCCCTGGCCTTGGTTATTTTCGGCCTTGTTATGCCTGTGATTATGCTGCTTGGAGGACATACGTATGTCGTTATTGTCGTAGCGGCCATAATAGTCGTGATCGCGGAACTGATTCGCAAATTGGGTAATTACCGCAGCCTAAAATACAACATGCTATCTTATGCTGTTTTTGCCATGTGGATCGGCGGCAGCCTGAGCCAAATGGTCTTGGCGCGTGAAAAATATCTTCAAATGTGCAAAATGATGGGTGATAATTATGGGCAGGCTTTGGCAAAACTGATAACCTATCCGAACTTGGCTCTCGTCTTTCTGGGTGCCTTTGTCGGTGGCCTGATCGGAGCTCTATTGGGCAAAAAAATTCTTAAAAAGCACTTTGTTCGGGCAGGAATTGTCTGATGTTCGTTTATCGAGAATCAGCCCTTAACCCCAACCCTATCAGCAAATTTCTCGTGTTGTTCCTCATGAGCTTCACTTTTCTTCATGTGGTGCATACCGAGATTTTGCTGGCGGCTTTATTGAGTTTGCTTTTCTTTATCAATAGGTGTCGCATTTACGCCATAAAGGTTTTTATCATTTATACGGCACTGACATTTGTGCCGAGTTTTCCCGGCTTGGAAAAGTTGCCCGCCATGCTAAAAATGATCTTGGGACTGGCTTTGATCGTCCGCATGTTCTTTTTGCCTTATTTGGCTGGAAATTTTCTGATTAAAACATCGGATGTGAGCTCGATTATCAGCTCTTTGAGTTTGCTAAAAATTCCTCAGCAGGTGTCAATTCCACTGGCAGTCATGTTCCGCTTTTTCCCATCATTCTGGGAAGAAAAAGCTAACATAAAAATGGCGATGAAAATAAGGGGTGTTTCTCGGAAAAATTTTCTGAAATATGCAGAATATGCTTTCGTTCCGTTGTTAATTTTGTCGACGAATATCGCTGATGATATTTCAAAAGCAGCAGAGTGTAAAGCCATCGCGGCTCCGGGCAAAAAAATTAGGTATTTTGCCGTTAAGTTCCGGCCGATCGATTTTATCTACCCCGCTTTG
This is a stretch of genomic DNA from Mageeibacillus indolicus UPII9-5. It encodes these proteins:
- a CDS encoding hydroxyethylthiazole kinase; this translates as MMQQEKISEIRQAVAAQTPLIHCITNPISINLAANGILALGARPIMAEHPAEVAQITAMAQALALNLGNITDARIEAMPVAAASALANNIPAVLDLVGVGISEIRHTLAKQLVASRALKVVKGNLSEILAMLGEQAAPQGIDVGKADVAKARNLGYVAEIAARLAKVTGAVVLVTGAIDVIATADKAWSVANGVSQLAAITGTGCLLNCIVATYMSVASPLEAAVLGALHLAVAGEIAAAAPVIPAIPDSTAAVAPGDKAARQKIPNASFQIRLLDSLQTVDAGTLFTRAAIEAVRV
- the thiE gene encoding thiamine phosphate synthase — protein: MRIKKTKELYFITDNSYGDRTSFIHTIEEVLRAGVGLIQLREKNTEGRELLALARRVKSLCDQYNVPLIIDDRLDVALLAGCGVHLGQSDLPIAEARRVLPPDTIIGATTKTVPQALEAAAAGADYLGVGAIYQTKTKVKTIFTSVDTLKEICEQVNIPVFAIGGLNETNLDILRPASAIQGICVVSAIMQAADPYAKTLAIKQALKDLFD
- a CDS encoding TetR/AcrR family transcriptional regulator — its product is MVRNKRLSSEERKKSIKEAAARVFVAKGFAHTTMEDLIRESGLSKGGFYHYYKSTTDVIYDMMLDGIAYRKTVIKNSLPPGKAAETDFFAEEITKKVSDTTILSSVYVEFLLAKKRNVKLEEIYGQLERIAIDSFATIGAGWLELKITAEREKFLSFFINSMILGVNILNGAKTVNENHDLIRTMIRMILLP
- a CDS encoding ABC transporter ATP-binding protein, with the translated sequence MKVYKKLLAYVPAMMPLVYIAILGSVLACLLINYGYYLIYGFLKKLVLEANTAAATTFAVKIAAFILVGNVIYFFAVLQAHRVGLRLETVLKKRGAEGLSKAGFRFFDTHPSGTVRKVIDDNTALTHKIVAHMIPDNTKAMITPVIIIALGFSISVRVGVCIFILTLLAVAILMSMMRGSDFMKVYQEALDKLSGETVEYIRGISVIKIFGVSVSSMRKLFKLVHEYSDYAYKYSQKCKKPYVIYQCMFFGLLAILTIPTVFCLSALGDPRLLALDLVMILFLAGLMFAAMMQVMYVNMYIFQGNYAVDTLEKLYAQMAEDEISFGQVTTFADHSIEFKNVTFAYADKNVLENLSFKLDQGKIYALVGASGSGKSTVAKLICAYYRIKDGEILIGGKRAEEYTQEALIKEISFVFQDNRLFSDTIYNNVAMARENATHDEIMRAMSLADLDSLLASLEQHEQTRVGSDGIRLSGGEAQRVAIARAILKDSPIVIMDEASASVDPDNEHELQKAFKHLMHGKTVVMIAHRLSAIKGVDEILLVDDGKIAERGSHDELMAHEGKYKRLYNMYTAANEWRVSDETISNA
- a CDS encoding ABC transporter ATP-binding protein, whose translation is MKQFLMRNFALTDEGAKGVFKAGRASFAVFVINLCPAFILMFWLDQLLFNHARSTGFYLCAAVLTLVVMFFILNREYDLQYNETYKEAANLRIGIAKKLSELEMSYFYTHDLSDLSQSIMADVAAIEHACSHAVPAAIGFAFFMPLMTIMMLLGSWKMTLAAVGPTLLSFLLILLAKNTSKRLYDKFYVRLRRNSAAFQERIELAKEIKAFNMSEKIKAELYSRLDDSEKIQWQTELGNGLIMLFSGIFSYFSLALTILVGVFLLQRGEISLLYLLGYLLAAIKIKDVVDANMEFFMEINYVDSAVKRINEIRQAKVMPGRDTQFSRFDIDVKNLDFSYDGRKKVLDGVSFSAPQGKVTALVGESGCGKTTLLRLISRLYDFDKGEVLIGGENIKQVSTESLYRNISIVFQDVKLFNTTIMENIRIGRQTATDEEVKEAARLANCDFINELKDGFATTIGENGEQLSGGERQRISIARAFLKDAPILILDEIASSLDVDNERKIQCSLNKLIADKTVIIISHRMKSIENADEIVVLHNGRVEQIGRHHDLLKTSASYARLIEKTKAAEDFVY
- a CDS encoding MptD family putative ECF transporter S component; translated protein: MNNPKISNKLELKDLVLIGVYAVIYIVIMFAVGMMGLVPILFLIYPTVAAIICGPLVLLFMAKVPKPLALVIFGLVMPVIMLLGGHTYVVIVVAAIIVVIAELIRKLGNYRSLKYNMLSYAVFAMWIGGSLSQMVLAREKYLQMCKMMGDNYGQALAKLITYPNLALVFLGAFVGGLIGALLGKKILKKHFVRAGIV
- a CDS encoding energy-coupling factor transporter transmembrane component T produces the protein MFVYRESALNPNPISKFLVLFLMSFTFLHVVHTEILLAALLSLLFFINRCRIYAIKVFIIYTALTFVPSFPGLEKLPAMLKMILGLALIVRMFFLPYLAGNFLIKTSDVSSIISSLSLLKIPQQVSIPLAVMFRFFPSFWEEKANIKMAMKIRGVSRKNFLKYAEYAFVPLLILSTNIADDISKAAECKAIAAPGKKIRYFAVKFRPIDFIYPALALLLLAGGLLL